Proteins encoded within one genomic window of Prochlorococcus marinus str. MIT 9515:
- the smpB gene encoding SsrA-binding protein SmpB encodes MAKVSNKSNKSNKKEAVFKRLAENRYAKFQYEISETIEAGIELLGTEVKSIRNGNVNLRDGYCSFRDGEILLLNVHISPHKNVGSFFNHDPLRNRKLLLHKKEIFKLKSNTEKKGLTIIPLSIYLKGSWIKLTIGIGKGKKLHDKRQADKQKDIKREIKTALKR; translated from the coding sequence ATTGCAAAAGTTTCAAACAAATCAAATAAAAGCAACAAAAAAGAAGCCGTTTTTAAACGTCTTGCAGAAAATCGATATGCAAAATTTCAGTATGAAATCAGTGAAACAATCGAAGCTGGAATTGAACTTTTAGGGACTGAAGTGAAATCTATAAGAAACGGGAATGTAAATTTAAGAGATGGGTATTGTTCATTTAGAGATGGTGAAATACTTTTATTAAATGTCCACATTTCCCCACATAAAAATGTTGGCTCTTTTTTTAATCACGATCCACTACGAAATAGAAAATTATTGTTACATAAAAAAGAAATCTTTAAGCTTAAATCCAATACTGAGAAAAAGGGGTTAACCATTATTCCCTTATCTATTTATTTAAAAGGGTCATGGATAAAATTAACAATTGGTATAGGTAAAGGTAAAAAATTACATGATAAAAGACAAGCCGATAAACAAAAAGATATTAAAAGAGAAATAAAAACTGCTCTTAAGAGATAA
- the tkt gene encoding transketolase — MVAASVSLESLCVNSIRMLAVDAVNKSNSGHPGLPMGCAPMGYALWQNILNHNPNNPKWFNRDRFVLSAGHGCMLLYSLLHLTGYKSVSIEDIKEFRQWGSKTPGHPETFETEGVEVTAGPLGAGISNAVGLAIAETHLAAKFNKPDCEIVDHYTYVIMGDGCNQEGIASEACSLAGHLKLGKLIALYDDNQITIDGRTDVSFTEDVLKRYEAYGWHVQHVEDGNHDVQGITKAIESAKSVKDKPSLIKISTTIGYGSPNKSDTAGIHGAAVGEEEASLTREFLNWEYPPFEIPDEVYTQFRQAITKGEESEKEWNLKFKGYQNSYPSEGNELKRMIQGDLPENWDSDLPSYTPDDKGLATRKHSQICLGALGPNLPELIGGSADLTHSNYTDIKGETGSFQAHSPEKRYLHFGVREHAMAAILNGIAYHDSGLIPYGGTFLVFADYMRGSMRLSALSELGVIYVLTHDSIGVGEDGPTHQPVETIPSLRAMPNMLVFRPGDGNETSGAYKIAIKNRKRPSALCLSRQAMPNQENTSIEKVALGGYIVSDCEGTPEVIFIGTGSELNLCIEASKEISKSGTKTRVISMPCVELFEEQDPSYKESILPSSVKKRVVVEAAHSFGWHKYTGLDGICITMDRFGASAPGGKCMTSFGFTVENVINKTREIL; from the coding sequence ATGGTCGCTGCATCTGTTTCATTAGAATCTTTATGTGTCAATAGTATAAGAATGTTAGCTGTAGATGCAGTAAATAAATCTAATAGTGGGCATCCCGGTTTACCGATGGGTTGCGCTCCTATGGGTTATGCATTATGGCAAAATATTCTTAATCACAATCCCAATAATCCAAAGTGGTTCAATAGAGATCGGTTTGTATTATCTGCGGGACATGGATGTATGTTGCTTTATTCCCTATTGCATCTAACTGGGTATAAATCAGTTTCCATTGAAGATATCAAGGAATTTAGACAATGGGGGTCTAAAACACCCGGGCATCCAGAAACATTTGAGACTGAGGGGGTTGAAGTAACAGCAGGACCATTAGGTGCGGGGATTTCTAATGCAGTTGGTTTAGCAATTGCTGAAACCCACTTAGCCGCAAAATTTAACAAGCCAGACTGTGAAATTGTTGATCATTACACTTACGTCATAATGGGCGACGGATGTAATCAGGAGGGTATTGCATCAGAAGCATGTTCACTTGCTGGACATCTTAAGCTTGGCAAATTAATTGCTTTGTATGATGATAATCAAATCACAATTGATGGACGTACAGATGTTTCATTTACAGAAGATGTTTTAAAAAGATATGAAGCGTATGGATGGCATGTTCAACATGTTGAAGATGGCAATCATGATGTACAAGGAATTACCAAAGCGATTGAAAGTGCTAAATCTGTAAAAGATAAACCTTCTCTAATCAAAATTTCTACAACGATAGGTTATGGGTCTCCAAATAAATCTGATACTGCAGGTATTCATGGCGCTGCTGTAGGCGAAGAAGAAGCTTCTTTGACTAGAGAGTTTTTAAATTGGGAATACCCTCCTTTTGAAATCCCTGATGAAGTTTATACCCAATTCAGACAAGCTATTACAAAAGGTGAAGAATCTGAGAAAGAATGGAATTTAAAATTCAAGGGTTATCAAAATTCATATCCTTCTGAAGGTAATGAATTAAAAAGAATGATACAAGGTGATTTACCAGAGAATTGGGACTCAGACCTGCCTTCATATACTCCGGACGATAAGGGTTTAGCAACAAGAAAACATTCTCAAATATGCTTGGGAGCTCTTGGCCCTAATCTACCTGAATTAATTGGAGGGTCTGCTGATTTAACACACTCAAATTACACAGACATAAAAGGAGAAACAGGCTCATTTCAGGCACATTCTCCAGAAAAGAGATATTTACATTTTGGTGTAAGAGAGCATGCCATGGCAGCAATATTAAATGGAATTGCTTATCACGACAGTGGACTAATACCTTATGGAGGTACTTTTCTCGTTTTTGCAGATTACATGAGAGGTTCAATGAGACTTTCTGCTCTCAGTGAACTTGGTGTTATTTATGTACTTACTCATGATTCAATTGGAGTAGGCGAAGATGGTCCAACACATCAACCTGTCGAAACCATTCCTTCTCTTAGAGCAATGCCAAATATGCTAGTTTTTAGACCAGGAGATGGTAATGAAACTAGTGGTGCTTATAAGATTGCTATTAAAAACAGAAAAAGGCCTTCAGCACTCTGCTTAAGTAGACAAGCCATGCCTAATCAAGAGAACACCTCTATTGAAAAAGTTGCATTAGGTGGATACATAGTTTCCGATTGTGAAGGGACTCCTGAAGTAATATTTATCGGTACTGGTAGTGAACTAAATTTGTGCATTGAGGCAAGTAAAGAAATCTCAAAATCAGGGACAAAAACAAGAGTTATTTCAATGCCATGCGTAGAGCTATTTGAAGAGCAGGATCCCTCTTACAAAGAAAGTATTTTACCTAGCAGTGTCAAAAAAAGAGTTGTAGTTGAAGCAGCACATTCATTCGGATGGCATAAATATACTGGACTTGATGGCATTTGTATAACTATGGATAGATTTGGTGCCTCTGCTCCTGGCGGAAAATGTATGACCAGTTTCGGATTTACAGTTGAAAATGTTATAAATAAAACTAGAGAAATTTTATAG
- the acpP gene encoding acyl carrier protein: MSQEEILQKVCSIVSEQLSVESGEVKSDSNFQNDLGADSLDTVELVMALEEAFDIEIPDEAAEGIATVGDAVKFIEAKKG, translated from the coding sequence ATGTCACAAGAAGAAATCCTTCAAAAAGTTTGCTCTATTGTTTCTGAGCAATTAAGTGTTGAATCTGGAGAAGTCAAATCTGATTCCAATTTTCAAAACGACTTGGGTGCAGACTCCCTAGATACTGTGGAGCTAGTAATGGCACTCGAAGAGGCATTTGATATCGAGATACCTGACGAAGCAGCTGAAGGTATAGCAACAGTAGGTGATGCTGTTAAATTCATCGAAGCAAAAAAAGGTTAA
- a CDS encoding amidohydrolase, with protein MDTHKLLKKIDSFNDELISIRRHIHAHPELSGLENQTAILISGYLKNIGWRVTESVGRTGVVADFGPKDKGFVGLRVDMDALPISENTNLSFSSKIDGVMHACGHDIHTCIGLGVAKIIKDLKLKFGIRLIFQPAEEIASGARWMIEDGVTDGLKQILGVHVFPELLVGTVGIKEGSLTAAAGELSIEIIGKSGHGARPHEGVDAIWAASKVISGIQEAITRKLDPLDPVVITFGKINGGNAYNILCEKVNLTGTIRCTNLQLFREMGDWLNFNISSIANSCGAEVKVKFREIVPPVNNDLGINKLLRNSSIEILGQENVIELQKPSLGAEDFAEFLNEVPGSMFRLGVARDTGCAPLHSSEFDPDERAISIGIKVIAGTILKLNN; from the coding sequence ATGGATACACATAAATTGTTAAAAAAAATTGATTCATTCAACGATGAACTTATTAGTATTAGACGGCATATTCATGCTCATCCAGAATTAAGTGGATTAGAAAATCAAACGGCAATTTTAATCAGCGGTTATTTGAAAAATATTGGCTGGAGAGTGACAGAATCTGTAGGAAGAACAGGAGTTGTAGCCGATTTTGGTCCCAAAGATAAAGGTTTTGTAGGTTTGAGAGTTGATATGGATGCTCTCCCGATTTCTGAGAATACTAATTTAAGTTTTTCTTCAAAAATTGATGGGGTTATGCATGCTTGTGGGCATGATATACATACATGTATTGGGTTGGGGGTGGCAAAAATTATTAAGGATTTAAAACTAAAATTTGGAATAAGACTAATTTTTCAACCTGCTGAAGAAATTGCGAGTGGTGCCAGGTGGATGATTGAGGATGGAGTAACTGATGGTTTAAAACAAATTTTGGGCGTACATGTTTTTCCTGAATTATTGGTCGGTACTGTTGGGATTAAGGAAGGAAGTCTAACAGCAGCGGCCGGGGAACTTTCAATTGAGATAATAGGAAAATCAGGACATGGTGCGAGACCTCATGAAGGTGTAGATGCTATTTGGGCTGCATCAAAAGTTATTTCTGGTATTCAAGAAGCAATAACCAGAAAATTAGATCCTCTAGATCCTGTTGTCATTACTTTTGGAAAAATCAACGGGGGTAATGCATATAATATTTTGTGTGAAAAGGTTAATTTAACTGGAACAATTAGATGTACAAACTTGCAATTATTTAGGGAGATGGGGGATTGGCTTAATTTTAATATTTCTTCTATTGCAAATAGTTGTGGAGCTGAAGTTAAAGTAAAGTTTAGAGAGATTGTCCCACCAGTAAATAATGATTTAGGAATAAATAAACTTTTAAGGAATTCTTCAATTGAAATATTAGGTCAGGAAAATGTTATCGAATTGCAAAAACCGTCCTTAGGAGCTGAGGATTTTGCTGAATTTTTAAATGAAGTACCTGGATCAATGTTTAGGTTGGGTGTTGCTCGTGATACAGGTTGTGCTCCACTTCATAGCTCAGAATTTGATCCGGATGAAAGAGCTATCAGTATAGGAATCAAAGTAATAGCAGGAACCATATTAAAATTAAATAATTAA
- the fabF gene encoding beta-ketoacyl-ACP synthase II: MPNFHRVVVTGIGAVTPIGNNIDEYLLGLQTGTNGVSGITLFNPEEHPCKFAAEVKNLQLEKFIEPKESKRWDRFSQFGVVAAKQAFNDSGLEINESNASRVGVIIGSGVGGLLTMESQAQILSHKGPRRVSPFTVPMMIPNMATGLAAIALGAKGPSSAVSTACAAGSNAIGDSYRLLQLGKADVMICGGAEASITPLGVAGFASAKALSFRNDSPKTASRPFDAERDGFVIGEGSGILVLETLENAKKRKAKIYAEIIGYGTTCDAHHITSPSPGGTGGAAAIKLALDDGSITLDQVDYINAHGTSTAANDKNETSAIKSIFKDRSYLIPVSSTKSMTGHLLGGSGGIEAVACILSLTHNFIPPTINYVNPDPDCDLDYVPNHARDAQIRVALSNSFGFGGHNVCLAFSKLN, from the coding sequence ATGCCAAATTTCCATCGAGTAGTTGTTACTGGTATTGGAGCAGTAACTCCAATCGGTAACAACATTGATGAATATTTACTCGGCCTTCAAACAGGGACAAATGGAGTTTCAGGTATCACTCTTTTTAATCCTGAAGAACATCCCTGCAAATTTGCAGCAGAAGTTAAAAATCTTCAACTCGAAAAATTCATTGAACCAAAAGAATCAAAAAGATGGGATCGCTTTTCTCAATTTGGGGTCGTAGCGGCAAAACAAGCCTTCAATGATTCTGGACTTGAAATAAATGAATCAAATGCATCAAGGGTTGGTGTAATTATTGGCTCAGGGGTAGGGGGCTTATTAACAATGGAAAGTCAAGCTCAAATATTGAGTCATAAAGGGCCTAGAAGAGTAAGTCCATTTACAGTTCCAATGATGATTCCCAATATGGCAACGGGCTTAGCTGCTATTGCTCTTGGAGCAAAAGGTCCCAGTTCTGCTGTGTCTACAGCCTGTGCTGCAGGATCCAATGCCATTGGAGATTCTTATAGATTATTACAACTCGGAAAAGCAGATGTAATGATTTGCGGAGGAGCAGAGGCAAGTATCACTCCACTTGGCGTAGCAGGCTTTGCGAGCGCAAAAGCTCTATCTTTCAGAAATGATAGTCCCAAAACTGCAAGTAGACCTTTTGATGCTGAAAGAGATGGATTTGTGATAGGGGAAGGTTCTGGAATACTTGTTTTGGAAACTTTAGAAAATGCAAAGAAAAGAAAAGCAAAAATCTACGCAGAAATTATTGGATATGGAACTACTTGTGATGCCCATCACATCACCTCACCTTCTCCGGGTGGGACTGGTGGAGCAGCAGCAATCAAGCTTGCCCTTGATGATGGTTCAATCACTCTTGATCAAGTTGATTACATAAATGCTCATGGAACTAGTACCGCAGCAAATGACAAAAATGAAACTTCTGCAATTAAATCCATATTTAAAGACAGATCTTACCTTATTCCTGTAAGCTCTACTAAGTCGATGACTGGTCATCTGTTAGGGGGGTCAGGAGGTATAGAAGCGGTAGCTTGTATTCTTTCTTTGACACATAATTTTATCCCTCCTACAATTAATTATGTTAATCCTGATCCAGATTGTGATCTGGATTATGTACCAAATCACGCCAGAGATGCTCAAATAAGAGTCGCTCTTTCAAATTCATTCGGCTTTGGTGGTCACAATGTTTGTTTAGCTTTTAGCAAGCTTAATTGA
- a CDS encoding tetratricopeptide repeat protein, with product MKSTKKIKPYFLLICFLINILCVSPSFSLSSKENFFKNALNLSSSGEFNLALKQWNNYLELFPDDAAALSNRGNIKLVIGDPEGAIEDQDKAIALDPNELDPYINRGIVKESLGLWLQAKNDYLYVISKDKNNFSALYNLANVEGSLSDWQSARDLFSQASESNTGFAMARSSMALADYQLGKMEESEKELKKLIRRYPTFADARAALTALEWSKGISGEAESNWIAVMELDSRYADEEWLIKVRRWPQKPTKDLMRFIALK from the coding sequence ATGAAAAGTACTAAAAAGATTAAGCCTTATTTTTTATTGATTTGTTTTTTGATTAATATCTTATGTGTTTCGCCAAGTTTTTCGTTAAGTTCAAAGGAAAATTTTTTTAAAAATGCTTTAAATTTAAGTTCCAGCGGAGAATTTAATCTCGCATTAAAACAATGGAATAATTATTTGGAATTATTTCCTGATGATGCAGCTGCTTTAAGTAACAGAGGAAATATAAAACTTGTTATTGGTGATCCCGAAGGCGCAATAGAGGATCAAGATAAGGCCATTGCTTTAGATCCTAATGAGTTAGATCCCTATATTAATAGAGGTATAGTAAAAGAATCTCTAGGTCTTTGGTTACAGGCAAAAAATGATTATCTATATGTGATTTCGAAAGATAAAAATAATTTTTCTGCTTTATATAATCTTGCTAATGTTGAAGGTTCTTTGTCAGATTGGCAGAGTGCAAGGGATTTGTTTTCTCAAGCTTCAGAATCAAATACTGGTTTCGCTATGGCACGATCAAGTATGGCTTTGGCCGACTATCAATTAGGAAAAATGGAAGAGAGTGAAAAAGAATTAAAAAAATTGATTAGGCGTTATCCAACTTTTGCCGATGCGAGAGCAGCATTAACAGCCTTGGAATGGTCAAAAGGGATTTCTGGTGAAGCTGAAAGTAACTGGATAGCAGTTATGGAATTAGACTCAAGATATGCTGATGAGGAATGGTTAATCAAAGTTCGAAGATGGCCTCAAAAACCAACTAAAGATTTGATGAGATTTATAGCTCTTAAATAA
- the thiC gene encoding phosphomethylpyrimidine synthase ThiC, translating to MRNSWIKPRLGQKNITQMNFAKNGIITEEMNYVAQKENLPSSLIMEEVARGRLIIPANINHVNLEPMAIGIASKCKVNANIGASPNASDINEEVEKLRLAVKYGADTVMDLSTGGVNLDEVRQAIIKESSVPIGTVPVYQALESVHGSIDRLTEDDFLHIIEKHCQQGVDYQTIHAGLLIEHLPKVKGRITGIVSRGGGILAQWMLHHFKQNPLYTRFDDICEIFKKYDCTFSLGDSLRPGCLHDASDDAQLAELKTLGELTRRAWAHNVQVMVEGPGHVPMDQIEFNVRKQMEECSEAPFYVLGPLVTDISPGYDHISSAIGAAMAGWYGTAMLCYVTPKEHLGLPNAEDVREGLIAYKIAAHAADIARHRAGARDRDDELSHARYTFDWNKQFELSLDPERAKQYHDETLPEEIFKKAEFCSMCGPKHCPMNSKISDETLDQLNNKLAKCDIKV from the coding sequence ATGAGAAATTCTTGGATAAAGCCTCGCCTTGGACAAAAAAATATTACTCAGATGAATTTTGCTAAAAATGGAATTATAACTGAAGAAATGAACTATGTTGCTCAAAAAGAGAACCTTCCATCTTCATTAATTATGGAAGAAGTTGCAAGGGGCAGATTAATAATTCCAGCTAATATAAATCATGTAAATCTTGAACCAATGGCGATTGGTATTGCTTCTAAATGCAAAGTAAATGCAAATATTGGTGCTTCCCCCAATGCAAGTGATATAAATGAAGAAGTTGAGAAGCTTAGGTTAGCGGTCAAATATGGTGCTGATACAGTTATGGATTTATCTACGGGTGGAGTAAATCTTGATGAGGTGAGACAAGCAATTATCAAAGAATCTTCTGTCCCTATTGGTACTGTTCCAGTTTATCAAGCTTTAGAAAGTGTTCATGGATCTATAGACAGATTAACAGAAGACGATTTCTTACATATTATTGAAAAACATTGTCAGCAAGGAGTTGATTATCAAACGATTCATGCTGGTTTATTAATAGAACATTTACCTAAAGTAAAAGGAAGAATTACTGGCATCGTTAGTCGAGGTGGAGGAATTCTTGCTCAATGGATGTTGCATCATTTTAAGCAAAACCCCTTGTATACAAGATTTGATGATATTTGTGAAATTTTCAAAAAATATGATTGTACTTTCTCTTTAGGAGATTCACTTAGACCGGGATGTTTACATGATGCATCAGATGATGCTCAATTAGCTGAATTGAAAACATTGGGTGAGCTTACAAGAAGAGCTTGGGCTCATAATGTTCAGGTTATGGTGGAAGGTCCAGGGCATGTCCCTATGGATCAAATTGAGTTTAATGTTCGAAAACAGATGGAAGAATGTTCAGAAGCTCCTTTTTATGTCCTAGGACCATTAGTAACTGATATCTCTCCTGGCTATGATCATATTTCAAGTGCTATCGGCGCTGCAATGGCAGGATGGTACGGAACTGCGATGTTATGTTATGTCACTCCTAAAGAGCATTTGGGTCTCCCAAATGCTGAAGATGTAAGAGAGGGGTTAATAGCCTATAAAATCGCTGCACATGCAGCAGATATCGCTAGGCATAGAGCGGGGGCTCGTGATAGAGATGATGAGCTAAGTCACGCAAGATATACTTTTGACTGGAATAAACAGTTTGAACTTTCTTTAGATCCTGAAAGGGCTAAACAATATCATGATGAAACTTTACCAGAAGAAATATTTAAAAAAGCTGAGTTCTGTTCAATGTGTGGTCCTAAGCATTGCCCCATGAATTCAAAAATTTCTGATGAAACACTTGATCAATTGAATAATAAACTCGCAAAATGTGACATTAAAGTTTAG
- the rpaB gene encoding response regulator transcription factor RpaB yields the protein MSKASILVVDDEPAVLKVLVTRLQLAGYQVHQATNGEEALEAFHRESPDLIVLDVMLPKMDGFAVCRRIRAESVVPIIFLTALEAISERVAGLDLGADDYLSKPFSPKELEARIATILRRMGPSITVTETKEVPSGKGVMKFGNLVVDTNRRQVSRAGERISLTYTEFSLLELLFDEPGKVVPRAEILEQLWGYPPRRAADLRVVDVYVARLRGKLEPDPRNPELILTVRGIGYASQRVGETATSLAS from the coding sequence ATGTCAAAAGCAAGCATTTTAGTTGTTGATGATGAACCAGCTGTATTGAAAGTATTAGTTACTAGACTTCAATTGGCTGGATATCAAGTTCACCAAGCTACTAATGGAGAAGAAGCTCTTGAAGCTTTTCATAGAGAATCTCCAGATTTAATAGTTCTTGATGTGATGCTTCCCAAAATGGATGGATTTGCAGTTTGCAGAAGAATCAGAGCTGAATCGGTAGTACCTATAATATTTTTAACTGCTTTAGAGGCTATTTCTGAAAGGGTAGCTGGTTTAGATTTAGGAGCTGACGATTATTTGTCAAAACCATTTAGTCCTAAGGAATTAGAAGCCAGAATAGCCACAATCTTGAGGCGGATGGGTCCCAGTATTACAGTTACTGAAACTAAAGAGGTCCCTTCTGGTAAAGGTGTGATGAAATTCGGAAATCTTGTAGTTGATACTAATAGAAGACAAGTTTCTAGAGCTGGAGAAAGAATTAGCTTAACTTATACTGAATTTAGTCTTCTTGAACTTTTATTTGATGAACCAGGTAAGGTAGTTCCAAGAGCTGAAATACTTGAGCAACTTTGGGGATATCCTCCTCGACGCGCAGCTGATTTAAGAGTTGTAGATGTTTATGTAGCTAGACTTAGAGGAAAGCTAGAGCCTGATCCCAGAAATCCAGAGTTAATTCTTACTGTTAGAGGAATAGGTTATGCTTCTCAAAGAGTTGGAGAAACAGCAACATCTTTGGCAAGTTGA
- the lysS gene encoding lysine--tRNA ligase has product MSEIREARLLKANSLINKGFEPYAETFKISHSTRFLNEKFGYLDNGQEFDLNVSLAGRVLAKRVMGKIAFFTITDQEGKIQLYLEKRIIDDYEINAKLLSFEDLKEIVDIGDWIGVFGTIKKTNKGELSIKVSKWEMLSKSLQPLPDKWHGLTDIEKRYRQRYLDLIVNPLSKTVFKTRAKCISLIRRWLDEKNFLEIETPILQSEAGGAEARPFITHHNTLDIPLYLRIATELHLKRMVVGGFEKVYELGRIFRNEGVSTKHNPEFTSVEIYQAFSNYIDMMNLTEDLIKNIVLSCCDSLVINYQDKVIDFSKPWKRISMKNVVKEYTGIDFDSFDGDLNKAKKFSEEINIEISPKINTLGRLLNEVFEQKVESQLIEPTFVTDYPIEISPLARRHPKNKEMVQRFELFIAGRELANAFSELIDPVDQRQRMQLQQSLRDAGDLEAHCIDEDFLQALEIGMPPTGGLGIGIDRLVMLLTNSSSIRDVIPFPLLKPELTSNKSEKSTSNEVK; this is encoded by the coding sequence TTGTCTGAAATAAGAGAAGCTCGCTTATTAAAAGCTAATTCACTAATTAATAAAGGATTTGAACCTTACGCAGAAACTTTTAAGATATCTCATTCTACTAGATTCCTTAATGAGAAATTCGGCTATTTAGATAATGGTCAAGAGTTTGACCTAAACGTTTCTCTTGCAGGAAGAGTTTTAGCAAAAAGAGTGATGGGGAAAATTGCTTTTTTTACCATTACTGATCAAGAAGGTAAGATTCAGCTGTATTTAGAAAAAAGAATTATTGACGATTATGAAATCAATGCAAAACTGCTTTCTTTTGAAGATCTAAAGGAAATTGTAGATATTGGAGATTGGATAGGTGTTTTTGGAACTATTAAGAAAACTAATAAAGGTGAACTTTCAATCAAAGTCTCCAAATGGGAAATGTTATCAAAATCATTACAGCCATTGCCTGATAAATGGCATGGTTTAACAGATATAGAAAAAAGATATAGGCAAAGATATTTAGATCTAATAGTTAATCCTTTATCAAAAACTGTATTTAAAACAAGAGCAAAGTGTATTAGTCTGATAAGAAGATGGTTAGATGAAAAAAATTTTTTAGAGATAGAGACACCAATACTTCAATCTGAGGCTGGAGGCGCTGAAGCCAGGCCATTTATTACACATCATAATACTCTAGACATACCTCTTTATTTAAGAATAGCTACGGAATTGCATTTAAAAAGAATGGTCGTAGGAGGGTTTGAGAAAGTATATGAGTTAGGACGTATTTTTCGTAATGAAGGCGTAAGTACAAAACATAATCCTGAATTCACTTCAGTGGAAATTTATCAGGCTTTCTCTAATTACATAGATATGATGAATTTAACTGAAGATTTGATCAAAAATATTGTGTTAAGTTGCTGTGATTCCTTAGTTATTAATTATCAAGATAAAGTAATTGATTTTTCAAAACCTTGGAAAAGAATATCTATGAAAAATGTTGTTAAGGAATATACCGGGATTGATTTTGACTCTTTTGATGGTGATTTGAATAAAGCTAAAAAGTTTTCCGAGGAAATTAATATTGAAATATCGCCTAAAATAAATACCTTAGGTAGACTTCTAAATGAAGTTTTTGAACAAAAGGTTGAATCTCAACTCATAGAACCAACTTTTGTGACTGATTATCCAATCGAAATATCCCCTCTAGCAAGACGCCATCCTAAAAATAAAGAGATGGTACAAAGATTTGAGTTGTTTATTGCGGGTCGTGAACTTGCTAACGCATTCAGTGAATTAATAGATCCAGTTGATCAAAGACAAAGAATGCAATTACAGCAATCTTTGCGAGATGCAGGTGATCTTGAGGCTCATTGTATTGATGAAGATTTTTTACAAGCTTTGGAAATAGGTATGCCACCCACTGGAGGTTTAGGAATTGGAATTGACAGGCTTGTTATGTTACTCACAAATAGTTCCTCAATAAGAGATGTTATACCCTTCCCATTGTTAAAACCAGAACTAACTTCTAATAAATCTGAAAAATCAACCTCGAATGAAGTAAAATAA
- the ruvB gene encoding Holliday junction branch migration DNA helicase RuvB, producing the protein MAIISSSLDESNIPRSRKELRLVDSKIIADEKINKNLNIVRPTSFKEFIGQEQIKSSLKIAIDASKYRKEALEHTLLYGQPGLGKTTLALLISYEMNSKCRVASAPSIERPRDIVGLLLGLKEGEILFIDEIHRLNKLTEELLYSAMEDFRLDLTMGANRGARCRTINLPKFTLIGATTKLASISAPLRDRFGLCHKIEFYSNDELKQIIFNFSNLINLQLDSDACCSLAKISRGTPRIALRLLKRVRDYAQVMKKTNKISIEIIEKALDSQKIDNRGLDNVDRKFLSFLKLNNNNPIGLDSIAAGMGEESSMLEFVVEPYLIQIGFIMRTPRGRKLTSLGKKYISSNNEKY; encoded by the coding sequence ATGGCAATAATTTCTTCAAGTTTAGATGAATCTAATATTCCTCGCTCAAGAAAAGAGTTGAGGTTAGTTGATTCAAAGATAATTGCTGATGAAAAAATAAATAAGAATTTAAATATAGTTCGGCCAACTTCTTTTAAAGAATTTATTGGACAAGAGCAAATTAAATCTTCATTAAAAATAGCTATAGATGCTTCTAAATATAGGAAAGAAGCACTAGAACATACACTTTTATATGGTCAACCAGGGTTAGGAAAAACTACTTTAGCGTTATTGATTTCTTATGAAATGAATTCAAAATGTAGAGTGGCAAGCGCACCTTCAATTGAAAGACCAAGGGATATTGTGGGATTACTTCTTGGATTAAAAGAAGGAGAGATTTTATTCATTGATGAAATACATCGTTTAAACAAATTAACTGAAGAGCTTTTATATTCTGCAATGGAAGATTTTAGGCTGGATTTAACAATGGGAGCTAATAGAGGGGCTCGCTGCAGAACAATAAATCTACCGAAATTTACTTTGATCGGGGCCACAACAAAACTCGCATCAATTAGTGCTCCACTCAGAGATAGATTTGGACTATGTCATAAAATTGAATTTTATTCAAATGATGAATTGAAACAAATAATTTTTAATTTTTCTAATTTGATAAACCTTCAGTTGGACAGTGATGCGTGCTGCTCGCTAGCCAAGATCTCAAGAGGAACTCCAAGAATTGCATTGCGATTATTAAAAAGAGTTAGAGATTATGCTCAGGTTATGAAAAAGACTAATAAAATTTCCATTGAGATTATCGAAAAAGCTTTAGATTCTCAAAAAATTGATAATAGAGGATTGGATAATGTAGATAGGAAATTCTTGTCTTTTTTGAAACTTAATAATAATAATCCGATTGGCTTAGATTCAATTGCTGCAGGTATGGGCGAGGAATCTTCAATGTTAGAGTTTGTAGTTGAGCCATATTTAATTCAAATTGGGTTTATTATGAGAACTCCTCGAGGAAGAAAACTTACATCTTTAGGGAAAAAGTATATTAGTTCCAACAATGAAAAGTACTAA